One region of Acidobacteriota bacterium genomic DNA includes:
- a CDS encoding TolC family protein → MKTLLVRLAVLVTLATLPPASNLIARGPQPALLNEAEVRQFIVRGEPGDHSRLRAHGSLGAAQTQVALPTPLRLVDVVRIAGERRAEIDAARARTRAAEQRPAIVSALQDPMVSPSLDHLPFMWGGANVSVTFEQQIPLSGIRGHRRTSTLADIERLRAETGRAGLDVGLQAATAFLMLQERQRTQVLLSEQIAFARDVVAAANARYSAGTAPQSDVLRAEVEVAR, encoded by the coding sequence ATGAAGACGCTTCTTGTACGACTTGCAGTTCTTGTGACCCTGGCGACACTGCCCCCCGCATCAAACCTGATTGCTCGAGGCCCGCAACCCGCGTTGCTGAACGAGGCGGAAGTCCGTCAGTTCATCGTGCGGGGCGAGCCGGGGGACCATTCGCGCCTGCGCGCCCATGGGTCCCTCGGGGCCGCGCAGACCCAGGTCGCGTTGCCGACGCCCCTCCGACTCGTCGACGTCGTGCGCATCGCCGGCGAGCGACGGGCGGAGATCGATGCCGCGCGAGCACGGACCCGGGCCGCGGAGCAGCGGCCGGCAATCGTGTCGGCGCTCCAGGATCCGATGGTGTCGCCGTCCCTGGACCACCTGCCCTTCATGTGGGGCGGGGCGAACGTCAGCGTCACCTTCGAACAGCAGATTCCGCTCTCGGGCATCCGCGGTCATCGGCGTACCTCTACGCTCGCGGACATCGAACGGCTTCGTGCCGAGACAGGCCGTGCCGGCCTGGACGTCGGGCTGCAGGCGGCAACCGCATTCCTGATGCTGCAGGAGCGGCAGCGCACCCAGGTGTTGCTCTCGGAACAGATCGCGTTCGCGCGTGACGTCGTGGCGGCCGCGAACGCCCGCTACTCCGCCGGCACGGCGCCGCAGTCAGATGTGCTGCGCGCCGAAGTGGAAGTCGCCCG